The DNA sequence GGCCGTGGTGTCCCGTCGTGGGCGGGAACGGTCCCCGCGAACGGCCACCGGCCTGCGAAACGCTGCAGGTACCAGTAGACGAACAGGTGGTCCGGGTCCTCCGGGGCGGTGACGAACAACGCGCGTCCGCCCAGGTCGGTGACCCAGGCGGCGTACTCGTTCGAGACCTGGCCCGGTGGGCGCGAGGCCCGCCGGGTGAGGAGCCAGTCCTCCGCCCGGGTGCGCCAGGTAGCCAGCGCGGTCGGGTGCAGGGTGGCCCCCGGGAGCTCCCGGAGGTTGGCGGTGAAGGTGCCGATCAGGACCCCGCCCGCGCCGTACGCGGAGGAGGTCAGGGTGAGCAGGGAGTGCGGGCCCGGGATCGGGCCGTCGGTGTGGACGTGCGTCGTGACGTGGAACGTCGGCGACGCGGGGTCGAACTCTGGGGGCATGACGGATCCTGTGACGTCTCGGTCGAACTGGGACGGCTCACGGCGCGGCAGGGCCTGCGTGGTGAGCGGATCCGCGGCGCGGTACTCCGCGTGGCGGTAGTTCCGGGCCCCGTGGATCGGGCACACGGGTCGGCTGTGGAGTTGTCGTGGGTACTGCTCGGTGCATGCCGCGGGCGCCGGACGGCGTGCACGACACACCGAGGACGCTAGAACGGCCGGGCGTGCCGGTCAACGGGCCGTGACCCGCTCGGCACGGCCCGTTGCCACGGACCGCGGAGGATGAGCGTGCCGGACCGGGTCAGCCCTCGTCCGCCAGCCGCCCCAGCACGACGACGTCGACCCGCTCGCCGTCGACGGTCCACGCCTCCCGCAGCCGGCCCTCCGGCACGAACCCCAGCGCCGCGGCGACGGCGGCGGAGGCCCGGTTCGGCTCGGCGTGGCACCAGGTGACGCGGTGCAGCCCGAGCCCGCCGAAGGCGAAGCGCACGACCGCCCCGGCCGCGGTGCGGGCCAGGCCGCGGCCGGGGCGGCGGCAAGCGTCCAGCAGCGCAGCTCCGCGGTGCCGTGGGCCAGGTCGAGGTGCTCCAGGGTGATCTCCCCGAGCATCTCCCCGGTCGTCGGCTCGGCCACGGCCCAGGCGCAGCGGGTGCCGCGGGCCCAGCCGTCGATCCGGTCGGCGACGTGCGCGGTCACCTGTGCGTCGAAGTCCGGGGCCGCGGGGTCGGGCCGGTTGCGCCAGCGCCGGATCTCCGGGTCCCGGCAGGACGCGGCGACGGCCGGGCGGTCGTCCACCCGGCCGTCGTGCCGCAGCCCGCGCAGGTACCACGCCCCGGCGTTGATCTCGACCGGGTCGAGCACCGGGTCGAGCACCGGGACGGGCACCGCGTCAGTCCTTGATCTCGCAGATCACGGTGCCCTGGGTGA is a window from the Pseudonocardia sp. HH130629-09 genome containing:
- a CDS encoding GNAT family N-acetyltransferase, with product MRFAFGGLGLHRVTWCHAEPNRASAAVAAALGFVPEGRLREAWTVDGERVDVVVLGRLADEG